The following proteins are encoded in a genomic region of Amycolatopsis sulphurea:
- a CDS encoding DUF1028 domain-containing protein: MTYSIVARDPLTGQFAVGAQSHFFAVGRLVAWIEPGVGAVATQSFVDIDYGPRGLRGLAQGRHPQEVLDDLSAADGQRGFRQVGMVDAQGRSAAFTGAACIPAFLSISAENVAAQGNMLVAEEVVRAMLEAYRAEPGDLADRVLAGLRAAEDAGGDARGSQSASLLVGSGTRSDTPWREIPIDIRVDDHPDPVGELERLVRVHRAFDQVGSILFAPGLMIGPYEGVPEADLDAALASLADAGTVLGDNQEAAFWRAVLLERAGRAEDAARAFEAVFSRAGHLERYLEQVRMAGFLPSVQSEP, from the coding sequence GTGACTTATTCGATCGTGGCTCGCGACCCGCTCACGGGGCAGTTCGCTGTCGGTGCCCAGTCCCATTTCTTCGCGGTCGGCCGGCTTGTCGCCTGGATCGAGCCGGGAGTCGGTGCGGTGGCGACACAGTCATTCGTCGATATCGACTACGGACCGCGGGGATTGCGCGGGCTGGCGCAAGGGCGGCATCCCCAGGAGGTTCTCGACGACCTGAGCGCGGCCGACGGCCAGCGGGGATTCCGGCAGGTCGGGATGGTCGACGCGCAGGGCCGGTCGGCGGCGTTCACCGGTGCGGCCTGCATTCCGGCATTCCTGTCGATCTCCGCGGAAAACGTTGCAGCCCAAGGGAACATGCTCGTGGCCGAAGAGGTGGTGCGCGCCATGCTCGAGGCGTACCGGGCCGAACCGGGTGACCTTGCCGATCGAGTCCTTGCGGGCCTGCGGGCGGCGGAGGACGCCGGCGGTGACGCGCGCGGCTCGCAGTCGGCGTCCTTGCTCGTCGGTTCGGGAACGCGCTCCGACACGCCATGGCGGGAGATCCCGATCGACATCCGGGTCGACGATCATCCCGACCCCGTCGGCGAACTCGAGCGTCTCGTCCGCGTCCACCGGGCTTTCGACCAGGTCGGCAGCATCCTGTTCGCACCGGGACTCATGATCGGCCCGTACGAAGGAGTGCCGGAAGCCGATCTCGATGCCGCGCTGGCAAGCCTCGCCGACGCCGGCACTGTGCTCGGGGACAATCAAGAGGCGGCCTTCTGGCGTGCGGTCCTCCTGGAGCGCGCCGGCCGCGCCGAAGACGCGGCACGGGCCTTCGAGGCGGTCTTCTCGCGAGCCGGCCACCTGGAGCGCTACCTCGAACAGGTGCGAATGGCCGGGTTCCTGCCCTCGGTCCAGAGCGAGCCGTGA
- a CDS encoding metal-dependent hydrolase family protein — protein sequence MIRNATVVNGTGAAPAPATTVVVDHGRIAWIGPDESAPSFGEHPVVEAAGASLLPGLINAHVHLANDGAADFAGQITADSATTAAVRALANAQASLDYGITTVRDCGAANGTAIDVATAIADGLAEGPRVVAAGRVLTMTGGHSHYMGVEVDGTDQARRAVRREVSLGADFIKVIATGGVLTPGRHPAQIALHEDELSWIVREAHAAGRRVAAHAIGREGIANALAAGVDSLEHGFHLDEELMEIANEQGTFLVPTLVALEGILDPDGTPPDRVVEKALEQRDRARGMFRSAVAAGIRVALGTDAGTPHNPHTMVAREMRGMAALGLPHLAVVRAATLAAAQNLDLHNEIGSIEAGKIADLVLFPGRVSEDFSGLDTPLLVARNGRILRQGL from the coding sequence ATGATCCGGAACGCGACGGTTGTCAACGGCACCGGTGCGGCGCCCGCCCCGGCGACCACTGTCGTCGTCGACCACGGCCGCATCGCGTGGATCGGCCCCGATGAGTCCGCCCCTTCGTTCGGCGAGCACCCCGTCGTCGAAGCCGCCGGGGCGAGCCTGCTGCCTGGGCTCATCAACGCCCACGTGCACCTCGCCAACGACGGAGCCGCGGACTTCGCCGGCCAGATCACCGCCGATTCGGCGACAACCGCGGCGGTGCGAGCCTTGGCAAACGCTCAGGCAAGTCTCGACTACGGCATCACGACTGTTCGAGACTGCGGCGCCGCGAACGGCACGGCGATCGATGTGGCCACCGCGATCGCCGACGGCCTGGCCGAGGGACCACGGGTGGTCGCCGCCGGCCGAGTGCTGACGATGACCGGCGGACACAGCCACTACATGGGCGTCGAAGTCGACGGGACTGATCAGGCGCGCCGGGCTGTGCGCCGGGAAGTGAGCCTGGGGGCCGACTTCATCAAGGTGATCGCCACCGGCGGCGTGCTCACGCCAGGCCGCCACCCCGCTCAGATCGCGCTGCACGAGGACGAGCTGAGCTGGATCGTGCGGGAAGCGCATGCAGCCGGCCGCCGGGTGGCTGCGCACGCCATCGGCCGAGAGGGGATCGCAAACGCTCTCGCCGCCGGGGTCGACTCGCTTGAACACGGCTTCCATCTCGACGAAGAGCTGATGGAGATCGCGAACGAGCAGGGCACCTTCCTCGTGCCGACGCTGGTTGCGCTGGAAGGAATCCTCGATCCGGACGGCACTCCGCCCGACCGGGTCGTCGAGAAGGCGCTCGAACAACGGGATCGCGCACGCGGGATGTTTCGCAGTGCGGTGGCGGCGGGTATCCGGGTCGCCCTCGGAACCGACGCGGGCACCCCGCACAATCCCCACACCATGGTCGCGCGCGAAATGCGTGGCATGGCCGCACTGGGCCTGCCGCACCTCGCCGTCGTGCGTGCGGCGACGCTCGCTGCAGCACAGAATCTCGATCTGCACAACGAGATCGGTTCGATCGAAGCAGGAAAGATCGCGGACCTGGTGCTGTTCCCCGGCCGCGTCAGCGAGGACTTCTCCGGCCTCGACACGCCACTCCTCGTCGCCCGCAACGGACGAATCCTGCGACAAGGGCTGTGA
- a CDS encoding DNA-directed RNA polymerase subunit beta', translating into MLDVNFFDELRIGLATADDIRQWSFGEVKKPETINYRTLKPEKDGLFCEKIFGPTRDWECYCGKYKRVRFKGIICERCGVEVTRAKVRRERMGHIELAAPVTHIWYFKGVPSRLGYLLDLAPKDLEKIIYFAAYVITNVNTELRHTDLPTLENEIGVERKNLETKRDTDIEARAQKLEADLAELEAEGAKSDVRRKVKEGGEREMRQLRDRAGRELDRLEEVWTTFTKLEPRQLIADELLYRELIDRYGEYFIGGMGAEAIQKLATEFDVAAEADNLRDTIRNGKGQKKLRALKRLKVVAAFQATGNDPRGMVLDAVPVIPPDLRPMVQLDGGRFATSDLNDLYRRVINRNNRLKRLIDLGAPEIIVNNEKRMLQEAVDALFDNGRRGRPVTGPGNRPLKSLSDLLKGKQGRFRQNLLGKRVDYSGRSVIIVGPQLKLHQCGLPKDMALELFKPFVMKRLVDLNHAQNIKSAKRMVERSRPQVWDVLEEVITGHPVMLNRAPTLHRLGIQAFEPQLVEGKAIQLHPLVCEAFNADFDGDQMAVHLPLSAEAQAEARILMLSANNILSPASGRPLAMPRLDMVTGLFHLTRLNENAEGAGNAYSSPAEAIMAFDRKALSLHAPIKIRIADRQPAKADEAQLAEAGWEPGRTWLAETTLGRVLFNDLLPADYPFVNEPMPKKRQAAIVNDLAERYSMTQVAQTLDKLKDAGFYWATRSGVTVAISDVLTPVGKKAILDEYEGKADQVEKRYQRGQLSHTERNNELVKVWTQATEEVHKIMETALPDDNPIAMIVKSGAAGNMTQVRSLAGMRGLVSNPKGEYIPRPIKANFREGLSVAEYFIATHGARKGLADTALRTADSGYLTRRLVDVSQDVIVREVDCGTSRGINMPIGEEFDGKVVRDQHVETSVYARNLATDAMDAKGNVVLNAGDDIGDPALEKLISSGITKVKVRSVLTCESAVGVCATCYGRSMATGQLVDVGEAVGIVAAQSIGEPGTQLTMRTFHQGGVAGDDITTGLPRVTELFEARVPKGKAPIADVDGRVRIEESERFWKITLIPDDGSEEIVFDKLSKRQRLANTPNGPLGDGDHVAVGQQLLEGTPDPHEVLRVMGPREAQMHLTDEVQKVYRAQGVSIHDKHIEVIVRQMLRRVTIIDSGGTDFLPGELPERTKFEARNRSTVAEGGEPASGRPVLMGITKASLTTDSWLSAASFQETTRVLTDAAINGRSDRLVGLKENVIIGKLIPAGTGINRYRNIQVQPTEEARVAAYAIPSYDDGYYTPDVFGSGTGAAVPLDDYDFGRDFR; encoded by the coding sequence GTGTTAGACGTCAACTTCTTCGATGAACTCCGGATCGGTCTCGCCACCGCCGACGACATTCGTCAGTGGTCCTTCGGCGAGGTGAAGAAGCCGGAGACCATCAACTACCGGACCCTGAAGCCGGAGAAGGACGGGCTCTTCTGCGAGAAGATCTTCGGTCCGACCCGGGACTGGGAATGCTACTGCGGCAAGTACAAGCGCGTCCGGTTCAAGGGCATCATCTGTGAGCGCTGCGGCGTCGAGGTGACCCGCGCCAAGGTGCGCCGCGAGCGGATGGGCCACATCGAGCTGGCCGCGCCGGTCACCCACATCTGGTACTTCAAGGGCGTGCCGTCGCGCCTGGGCTACCTGCTGGACTTGGCGCCCAAGGACCTCGAGAAGATCATCTACTTCGCGGCCTACGTGATCACCAACGTGAACACCGAGCTGCGGCACACCGATCTGCCGACGCTGGAGAACGAGATCGGCGTCGAGCGCAAGAACCTCGAGACCAAGCGCGACACCGACATCGAGGCCCGGGCGCAGAAGCTGGAAGCCGACCTGGCCGAGCTGGAGGCCGAGGGCGCCAAGTCCGACGTGCGCCGCAAGGTCAAGGAGGGCGGCGAGCGCGAGATGCGCCAGCTGCGCGACCGCGCCGGCCGCGAGCTGGACCGTCTCGAAGAGGTCTGGACCACCTTCACGAAGCTCGAACCGCGCCAGCTGATCGCGGACGAGCTGCTCTACCGCGAGCTGATCGACCGCTACGGCGAGTACTTCATCGGCGGCATGGGCGCGGAGGCGATCCAGAAGCTGGCCACCGAGTTCGACGTGGCCGCGGAGGCCGACAACCTGCGCGACACCATCCGCAACGGCAAGGGCCAGAAGAAGCTGCGCGCGCTCAAGCGGCTCAAGGTCGTGGCCGCCTTCCAGGCGACCGGCAACGACCCGCGCGGGATGGTGCTGGACGCGGTCCCGGTGATCCCGCCGGACCTGCGCCCGATGGTGCAGCTCGACGGTGGCCGCTTCGCCACCTCGGACCTCAACGACCTGTACCGCCGGGTGATCAACCGGAACAACCGGCTCAAGCGGCTGATCGACCTCGGCGCGCCCGAGATCATCGTGAACAACGAGAAGCGGATGCTGCAGGAGGCCGTCGACGCGCTGTTCGACAACGGCCGCCGCGGGCGTCCGGTCACCGGTCCGGGCAACCGGCCGCTGAAGTCGCTGTCGGATCTGCTCAAGGGCAAGCAGGGCCGGTTCCGCCAGAACCTGCTCGGCAAGCGCGTGGACTACTCCGGCCGTTCGGTGATCATCGTCGGGCCGCAGCTGAAGCTGCACCAGTGCGGTCTGCCGAAGGACATGGCGCTGGAGCTGTTCAAGCCGTTCGTGATGAAGCGGCTGGTGGACCTCAACCACGCGCAGAACATCAAGTCCGCCAAGCGGATGGTGGAGCGTTCGCGCCCGCAGGTGTGGGACGTGCTGGAAGAGGTCATCACCGGCCACCCGGTGATGCTCAACCGGGCGCCGACCCTGCACCGGCTGGGTATCCAGGCCTTCGAGCCGCAGCTGGTGGAAGGCAAGGCCATCCAGCTGCACCCGCTGGTCTGCGAGGCGTTCAACGCGGACTTCGACGGTGACCAGATGGCGGTGCACCTGCCGCTGTCGGCCGAGGCGCAGGCCGAGGCGCGGATCCTGATGCTCTCGGCGAACAACATCCTCTCGCCGGCCTCGGGCCGTCCGCTGGCCATGCCGCGGCTGGACATGGTGACCGGGCTGTTCCACCTGACCCGGCTCAACGAGAACGCCGAGGGCGCGGGCAACGCGTACTCCTCGCCCGCCGAGGCGATCATGGCGTTCGACCGCAAGGCGCTGAGCCTGCACGCCCCGATCAAGATCCGGATCGCCGACCGGCAGCCGGCCAAGGCCGACGAGGCGCAGCTGGCCGAGGCGGGCTGGGAGCCGGGCCGGACCTGGCTGGCCGAGACGACCCTGGGCCGGGTGCTGTTCAACGACCTGCTGCCGGCGGACTACCCGTTCGTGAACGAGCCGATGCCGAAGAAGCGGCAGGCCGCGATCGTGAACGACCTCGCCGAGCGCTACTCGATGACGCAGGTCGCGCAGACCCTGGACAAGCTCAAGGACGCCGGTTTCTACTGGGCGACCCGCTCCGGGGTCACGGTGGCCATCTCGGACGTGCTGACCCCGGTCGGCAAGAAGGCCATTCTCGACGAGTACGAGGGCAAGGCCGACCAGGTCGAGAAGCGCTACCAGCGTGGTCAGCTCTCGCACACCGAGCGCAACAACGAGCTCGTCAAGGTGTGGACGCAGGCCACCGAAGAAGTGCACAAGATCATGGAGACGGCGCTGCCGGACGACAACCCGATCGCGATGATCGTGAAGTCCGGCGCGGCGGGCAACATGACGCAGGTCCGGTCGCTGGCCGGGATGCGTGGCCTGGTGTCGAACCCGAAGGGTGAGTACATCCCGCGCCCGATCAAGGCGAACTTCCGTGAGGGCCTGTCCGTGGCGGAGTACTTCATTGCCACGCACGGTGCCCGGAAGGGCTTGGCCGACACCGCGCTGCGGACCGCCGACTCGGGGTACCTGACCCGGCGTCTGGTGGACGTGTCGCAGGACGTCATCGTCCGCGAGGTCGACTGTGGCACCTCCCGCGGCATCAACATGCCGATCGGCGAGGAGTTCGACGGCAAGGTCGTGCGCGACCAGCACGTGGAGACCAGCGTGTACGCGCGGAACCTCGCGACGGACGCGATGGACGCCAAGGGCAACGTCGTGCTCAACGCGGGCGACGACATCGGTGACCCGGCGCTGGAGAAGCTGATCTCCAGCGGCATCACCAAGGTCAAGGTGCGCTCGGTGCTGACCTGCGAGTCGGCGGTCGGCGTGTGCGCGACCTGTTACGGCCGTTCGATGGCGACCGGCCAGCTGGTCGACGTCGGCGAGGCGGTCGGCATTGTCGCCGCCCAGTCGATCGGTGAGCCGGGTACGCAGCTGACGATGCGTACCTTCCACCAGGGTGGTGTCGCCGGTGACGACATCACGACGGGTCTGCCCCGCGTCACCGAGCTGTTCGAGGCCCGGGTGCCCAAGGGCAAGGCGCCGATCGCGGACGTGGACGGCCGCGTGCGGATCGAGGAGAGCGAGCGGTTCTGGAAGATCACCCTGATCCCGGACGACGGGTCGGAGGAGATCGTCTTCGACAAGCTGTCCAAGCGGCAGCGGCTCGCCAACACCCCGAACGGCCCGCTGGGCGACGGCGACCACGTCGCGGTCGGTCAGCAGCTGCTCGAAGGCACGCCGGACCCGCACGAGGTGCTGCGGGTCATGGGGCCGCGCGAGGCCCAGATGCACCTGACCGACGAGGTCCAGAAGGTGTACCGGGCGCAGGGTGTGTCGATCCACGACAAGCACATCGAGGTCATCGTGCGGCAGATGCTGCGCCGCGTGACGATCATCGACTCCGGCGGCACCGACTTCCTGCCGGGCGAACTGCCCGAGCGGACCAAGTTCGAGGCGCGCAACCGTTCCACGGTCGCCGAGGGCGGGGAGCCGGCCTCAGGCCGTCCGGTGCTGATGGGCATCACGAAGGCGTCGCTGACCACCGACTCCTGGCTGTCCGCGGCCTCCTTCCAGGAGACCACGCGCGTGCTGACCGACGCGGCCATCAACGGCCGCAGCGACCGGCTCGTGGGCCTCAAGGAGAACGTGATCATCGGTAAGCTGATCCCGGCCGGCACCGGGATCAACCGCTACCGCAACATCCAGGTGCAGCCGACCGAGGAGGCCCGGGTCGCGGCTTACGCGATTCCGTCCTACGACGACGGCTACTACACCCCGGATGTCTTCGGTTCCGGCACCGGCGCCGCGGTTCCGCTGGACGACTACGACTTCGGTCGCGACTTCCGCTGA